The sequence GAGTCAATAGATACTGTGGTGATCAAAGATTTTAACTCTTTTGGAACATTAAAAATGGATGTTCTGCAAACCGGCAGCGATAAAATAGTCACTGAAACTGCTTCAATATCGGGAGGCACATTTGATGTTTTTGTGGGCATAGGGGAGTACGATAAAAAATTTCTTATAATAGACTCAACGAATGTCATATCCGGCGAATTTGCGAATATTAAAGGCAATTATGGAGCCGGGATAAGTTTAACGCCCGAATATGATGATACTTTTTCAAAATTATATTTATACGTACTGGGCAAAAGAGACAGCAAATTTATCAATTTAACCGGACTGTCATACAATCAGAAAAGTGCGGCTTTATCTTTAGACTGGTTCTCTGAAAATCCCTCCGAAATTTCCCAGATACAAAAAGATGCGGTTGACGAAATACTGAAAAAAGGAGACGTCGAACAAAAAGAAACTTTAAGCCAGCTTGCCGGATATTTTCTTGCAAACGTTATGCGTTCGCAGGCAGCATCTAACGACAGAAAAACCGTTTATCGTACCATAGAAGACAGAAGTGTAAAAGAAAATGGAAAATCGGATGAAACATGGATAAAAGTGGCCGGTGTGCAACAGAAATACGGTTCCGATGAAAACTCGATTGGAGATTTTGAGGACACTGCTTTTGGCATTAGTTTTGGCTGGGACAGGTATGAAAAAGAAAGAAAGTTTATTTATGGAATTTTCGGGAAATACAATAAACATGATATTGGACAGGAAAAAAATTCTGCGGATGTAAACTCATTTGGCATAGGCGCATATGGCGGCTTGATTAAAGAAAAGATTGAATTTAAAACCGCGCTAAGCGTCAGTGTGCAAAATTATGAAACAAACAGATACATTCCTTTTAAAGATTTAACTGCAAAAGGCAGTTTTGGCGGCAATGTAATTAACATAGACGGCGAATTTGCTTATAAACTTCCAATTAGCAAAAAAACATCGTTAAAACCTTTTACAGGCATTGAGTTCGGATATATAAACAATGACGAATTTGTCGAAAGTGGCGCGGGCATATATAATCTAAAAGTTAACAATGCTGAATACATGATGGGAATATGGAGAACGGGTGTGGGTGTTTCCGGAAAAGTCGGCGAAACACATAAACTCGGATGGTCTGCTGATATGGAATTTGGGTATATGTTTGCGGGAAATGCAGCTGAAATCGATACTTATATAATGGGAAGCAAATATAAAGCAAACATAAAAGGTGCCGAAACGGGCAGTACATTGTTGTCCTTAAATTTGGGCGCGGACTATAAACTTATGGATAATGTCAAAATTTATTCGGAACTGAGATATTCATCGGCATCTTCTTTTAAAAATTATTATGCAAGTGTCGGGATAAATTATGATTTTGGTGGTTCTTCAGAGTCCGAAGAGATTGAAATTTATCAAGCCAAACAAACTGTTGCGTCGGCGATGAATCAGAGTTCTGAAGAAAAACAGATTGAAAAAGAAAGATTGAAAGAAATCGAAAAACGCGCGGCATATGCGTTGAAAGTCAGAGCGGCCGAAAGGAAAGCCGCTGAAAAGTCAGAACGTGAAAGAGTGAAAAGAGAAGCGGAAATAGTGAAAGAAGCGGAAAGATTCAGAGCGCAAAACGGCTACGGTCCTTCCAATCAGATGGCTGTCGCTCTTTCTGGCCCGTCAAAAGAGATGTTAAAAAAACAGGAACTTAAAAAGAAAGAAGAGTTTAGGGAACAAAAAAGATACGAGAAAGAGATTCAGATTGAAAAAGAAAGACTGATGAGAGAAGATTCTCAAAGAAAAACCGAAATAAAAAAAGCCATAGAAAAACTGGAAAGCTCTCTGAAAGATGAATACGATAAACTTCAGATAGCACAGACCGAAGCGGACATAGCTGCTTATGAAATTCAGGCAGCCAGAGATATTGAATCAAGAAAAGCGATGCAAAAAATATTTGAGACGAAAAAAATACAGTCTTCGGAGCATAAAAATACAATAGCAAAAATACGTAGAAATATAGAAGATTTGGAAAAACGCGAAGAGAAAATAAACAAAACATATGAAAAAGCCGCGGAAGCAGCCGTTGCAGAAAGAAAGAAAATTGAGCAGAGCCAAAAAGCCAAACCTTATTATGAAGGTTTTTCTGAAGGATTTGAATATGAGGAAGAGTCAGCCGTGTTAGCAGCTTTGGCCGTGCAGACTGAAGAGCAACAAAGGCAGTTGGAAGTGTTAAGAGTAAAAATAGCGGCTGAACAGCAGGCAAGATTTGAAGCAGCAAAAAAACAACATAGTTCCGCCGCAAAATTACAGGAACAGGATTTTGGCTATAATGCTGTAACTAAAAACTTTTATTCTGAAGATGTTTCTGTCGAAGAAGAGTTGAAACTCCGCAAGAAAGAGGCACTTGTCGAGAAAAAAGAAGAAGAAAAGTTGCGTAAAGAAAAAAATAAAGCGGAGCTTGCAGAAAAGAAAAGAGCTGAAAAACTACGTAAGCAGTTAGAAAAAGCTGAACTTATGGCTAAAAAAAAGCAGGATGACCTTAAACGCAAAAATGCAAAAACTGATAAAGTGCTTGTTTCTAAAGGCGGCCGTCCGGAGAAAAAAGACTATACATATGAACAAAGGCTAAAGAAAGAAAAAGAAAGGATTGCAGCTGAAGACGCGTCCAGAAAAAAAGCAGTGAACAAAAAGAGGCGAGAACTTGAAAATATGTTGAAGGTGGAAAGAGAAAAACTGCAAAATGTGCGACGTGACGCTGAGCTTGCAGCGTTTGAAGTTGAGATGTCGCCGAATGAAACGGCAAAAAAAGAAGCCGAAAGAATATCTCATCAGAAAAATGTGGAACTTATTACTCAGCAAAGGCTTGCCAGCCGTGCGCAAAAAGCGCTTTACGATTTAGATAAAGAAGAAGAAAAAATATTAAAAATGCAGGAAGAAGAAGCGGTGTCCGTTTTGGCTTTACGTATGCAGAGTGAACGCACTCCAGATAAAGCTGATAAAGAGT comes from Candidatus Endomicrobium procryptotermitis and encodes:
- a CDS encoding autotransporter domain-containing protein; translated protein: MKFKKPSMIKNHVKFFLFSFLLIMTIFPLCWADDVCNYNELKTTLTKPTTNAVARIMENIEFTDDTFLYTYNHIKFNSTIINGLDYTFDLKDNSGLYIGQQITINDEYVSISDLTIKNSGTKAFIFAALAIHKESSSSIDIENLTLENIISRYGAVDFFINNSTITFAKKITFQNNTSTTDDSGGGGVISGGPAETKKGYIKQDGTFNLINNNSKNYGGGIIFKQNIYASFLGNVNISSNVAVNGGGFYSVNNVKLNFYNEVNLIRNTVAYGNGGGFYAGSNSDINFYSKVNFINNTAWSGGAIYSLAESNGNSNINFSDIIKFSDNKAEMFGGAIYAAANSNINFTDFASVIFENNSAGRTGGAINASSNSIISFNNLNNTSFISNVTDNGNGGAIYLGSGSSSQKASIVFKGEVNFTSNSAKIVTNEDVGYGGAIYAGSYSDVNFEGNSIFTGNEAQYGGAGYSLANSTITFNKAEFVSNKANVSGGAVYASADGNISFSDSVSFRDNFAAEYGGAVYADSNNNVKFIKQTYFEGNTAANKGGAIYSNSSSLFLFEAIFNLNKTSTDTAAGGAVYAANGSTITFSGGAVFTENESISGGAVYAHGGSYFIFDDIAEFSLNESKAGGAVYSNETSKINFGKYVNFSSNNASENGGAVYLEGGSLTIDGYAEFKDNVAVSRGGAVFMRGTANNTAKLTINQTDNNPTIFKNNKAGSRDESIYLDGYTQVNFNIDKNKFVYLEDGLFSSGDSNEIIKSGLGTFLLKGTIGGDADLFVRQGTFGVDKSGNLSGGTINLNIEADGIFDLQNESIDTVVIKDFNSFGTLKMDVLQTGSDKIVTETASISGGTFDVFVGIGEYDKKFLIIDSTNVISGEFANIKGNYGAGISLTPEYDDTFSKLYLYVLGKRDSKFINLTGLSYNQKSAALSLDWFSENPSEISQIQKDAVDEILKKGDVEQKETLSQLAGYFLANVMRSQAASNDRKTVYRTIEDRSVKENGKSDETWIKVAGVQQKYGSDENSIGDFEDTAFGISFGWDRYEKERKFIYGIFGKYNKHDIGQEKNSADVNSFGIGAYGGLIKEKIEFKTALSVSVQNYETNRYIPFKDLTAKGSFGGNVINIDGEFAYKLPISKKTSLKPFTGIEFGYINNDEFVESGAGIYNLKVNNAEYMMGIWRTGVGVSGKVGETHKLGWSADMEFGYMFAGNAAEIDTYIMGSKYKANIKGAETGSTLLSLNLGADYKLMDNVKIYSELRYSSASSFKNYYASVGINYDFGGSSESEEIEIYQAKQTVASAMNQSSEEKQIEKERLKEIEKRAAYALKVRAAERKAAEKSERERVKREAEIVKEAERFRAQNGYGPSNQMAVALSGPSKEMLKKQELKKKEEFREQKRYEKEIQIEKERLMREDSQRKTEIKKAIEKLESSLKDEYDKLQIAQTEADIAAYEIQAARDIESRKAMQKIFETKKIQSSEHKNTIAKIRRNIEDLEKREEKINKTYEKAAEAAVAERKKIEQSQKAKPYYEGFSEGFEYEEESAVLAALAVQTEEQQRQLEVLRVKIAAEQQARFEAAKKQHSSAAKLQEQDFGYNAVTKNFYSEDVSVEEELKLRKKEALVEKKEEEKLRKEKNKAELAEKKRAEKLRKQLEKAELMAKKKQDDLKRKNAKTDKVLVSKGGRPEKKDYTYEQRLKKEKERIAAEDASRKKAVNKKRRELENMLKVEREKLQNVRRDAELAAFEVEMSPNETAKKEAERISHQKNVELITQQRLASRAQKALYDLDKEEEKILKMQEEEAVSVLALRMQSERTPDKADKELKVWQDAKKAAEKEKLKKETKETAEKRKVQTEKLLAIQQTKQQVEQEEKVRLAAEQKAVKEAEKQKILAEKKAAEEKAKAEQIAKKQAEALAAAKLAEEQRLKAEAEKQAARDLKAKR